A stretch of Camelina sativa cultivar DH55 chromosome 18, Cs, whole genome shotgun sequence DNA encodes these proteins:
- the LOC104763184 gene encoding uncharacterized protein LOC104763184, which produces MKMLHGNLDKIQSDLSGRMDDIAIEVKRIEEGSSKTAEAIEKKFHCLEEEQNQHSKKIRENAKEISDCNMKINTLESHCFNNTEAILNKTFDLCNHMEKYEERARKTETKVEEIGKQFDTLGDTLTEEFTSLLVPLLESNIGAKQAAMETRIKSLVENLESSISYSLDGTMKMLHGNLDKIQSDLSGRMDDIAIEVKRIEEGSSKTAEAIEKKFHCLEEEQNQHSKKIRENAKEISDCNMKINTLESHCFNNTEAILNKTFDLCNHMEKYEERARKTETKVEEIGKQFDTLGDTLTEEFTSLLVPLLESNIGAKQAAMETRIKSLVENLESSISANPTPPPQYLDVKEVPLEAAEHKKKKLRDKLQVSMETKSSTPDLQEISQGEEVSILIKDCFPVTTLEASPPRNLEGLGEEEIAEEEEEYETDYEDESIGDDGSDFSNPQQGEPEAEPVVEEGNEHQTA; this is translated from the exons ATGAAGATGCTACATGGAAACCTTGACAAAATCCAATCTGATCTTTCGGGAAGAATGGATGATATTGCTATTGAAGTTAAAAGAATAGAGGAGGGAAGTTCTAAAACTGCTGAAGCCATTGAGAAGAAGTTCCATTGTCTTGAAGAAGAGCAGAATCAACATTCaaagaagataagagaaaatGCTAAGGAGATTAGCGATTGCAACATGAAGATTAACACTTTGGAGAGCCATTGCTTCAATAACACCGAAGCTATTCTTAACAAGACCTTCGACCTGTGCAACCATATGGAGAAGTATGAAGAAAGAGCTAGGAAAACCGAAACCAAAGTGGAAGAGATTGGTAAACAATTTGATACCTTGGGAGACACTCTAACCGAAGAGTTTACTAGTCTTCTTGTTCCACTACTTGAGTCTAATATTGGAGCTAAGCAAGCTGCCATGGAAACGAGAATCAAGTCTCTTGTGGAGAATCTGGAGAGCTCAATCTCGT ACTCTCTAGATGGGACTATGAAGATGCTACATGGAAACCTTGACAAAATCCAATCTGATCTTTCGGGAAGAATGGATGATATTGCTATTGAAGTTAAAAGAATAGAGGAGGGAAGTTCTAAAACTGCTGAAGCCATTGAGAAGAAGTTCCATTGTCTTGAAGAAGAGCAGAATCAACATTCaaagaagataagagaaaatGCTAAGGAGATTAGCGATTGCAACATGAAGATTAACACTTTGGAGAGCCATTGCTTCAATAACACCGAAGCTATTCTTAACAAGACCTTCGACCTGTGCAACCATATGGAGAAGTATGAAGAAAGAGCTAGGAAAACCGAAACCAAAGTGGAAGAGATTGGTAAACAATTTGATACCTTGGGAGACACTCTAACCGAAGAGTTTACTAGTCTTCTTGTTCCACTACTTGAGTCTAATATTGGAGCTAAGCAAGCTGCCATGGAAACGAGAATCAAGTCTCTTGTGGAGAATCTGGAGAGCTCAATCTC GGCGAACCCTACTCCTCCTCCACAATATCTCGACGTGAAAGAAGTTCCCCTAGAAGCTgcagaacataaaaaaaaaaaattgagagataAGCTACAAGTTTCGATGGAGACCAAGAGTTCTACACCCGATTTGCAAGAGATCtctcaaggagaagaagtttcGATCCTTATCAAGGATTGTTTTCCTGTAACAACTCTTGAAGCCTCACCACCACGAAACCTTGAAGGtctaggagaagaagaaatcgctgaagaagaagaggagtatGAAACCGACTATGAGGATGAGTCCATTGGAGATGATGGATCCGATTTTTCTAACCCTCAACAAGGAGAACCAGAAGCTGAGCCGGTTGTAGAAGAAGGAAATGAGCACCAAACCGCCTAG
- the LOC104763185 gene encoding uncharacterized protein LOC104763185 — protein MDLHELDEIRLEAYDNLKIYKERTKTFHEKKIQRKDLRARDKVLGKLKSRWSGPFEIKEIMPYGAVTLLGKDGNEFNVNGQRVKKYMANESIEVGKSLYLTDTAPV, from the coding sequence atggATCTCCACGAACTCGATGAAATTCGGTTAGAGGCTTATGATAATTTGAAGATCTACAAGGAGAGAACCAAAACCTTTCATGAGAAAAAGATCCAACGTAAGGATTTAAGAGCTAGAGACAAAGTCCTCGGGAAGCTCAAGTCGAGATGGTCAGGGCCCTTCGAAATTAAGGAGATTATGCCTTATGGAGCAGTGACCCTACTCGGGAAAGATGGGAATGAGTTTAACGTTAATGGGCAAAGAGTGAAGAAATACATGGCGAATGAGAGCATAGAGGTGGGGAAATCTCTGTACCTCACCGATACTGCACCAGTCTGA